In a single window of the Lasioglossum baleicum chromosome 10, iyLasBale1, whole genome shotgun sequence genome:
- the LOC143212804 gene encoding diacylglycerol kinase theta isoform X1, with the protein MASVSAETPASHGHSFSKKTFHKPTYCHSCTDMLWGLIQQGYICEVCNFVVHDRCLKAVVSPCSSIAASLIKNPVAHCWSEQEQVRRRKFCNVCRKRLDDTLSIHCEICEYFVHTECQDFAVADCKENATFLPGKDLSQVKHTHLWREGNLPSSSKCAVCKKNCFSAECLSGFRCEWCGMTLHSDCYKNIPQECTFGNLKRIYLPPHAVSIPRTEIRMETIIGVQVRRNEVLAREYSCHNIGEQFDFADNESEQIGAAGRLAEALRRLSLVLPRSCRGNCHASPPYVQARSISEEFSSGDARCRDNGEPGPSGAHSRDPRSPKEKEDKDRGDEEMIKVYDGNNSLSRRIFRVISVPRQSNTEQVLTAALRAFHITKDPNNFYLTDLYASEETELCDPTPVLNLNRKEGKRPAVFLRFKDSDAGEVRVYPGKLQVTDSFCIVPVNENTTVANLIEEALQKFGLENFNSEDYRCSEILLDRGVTERVLSREEKPWEIVKQLGKDSIRQMELMRFYLQLKEDPHGPNLALFVGNLPVNQPERIYENILTELVGRENKFSSIGTIYYEYGSMVIIYEDANKAVRALYTLEDSKYEDRHLLVMPLPSIEPTMVPSGVQPLLVFVNVKSGGCQGLQLISSFRKLLNPYQVFDLDNGGPLPGLYVFRHIRDYKILVCGGDGTIGWVLQCLDNVGQDSECSSPACAIVPLGTGNDLARVLCWGSGYTGDEDPLNLLRDVIDAEESQLDRWTVVFHTEEKEDKQLLNNPGAGATSEDNTQIYVMNNYFGIGVDAELCLAFHKAREENPDKFKSRFRNKQMYVAMAIRQIMKKTACKDLHTKIRLEVDGKLVELPQVEGIIILNILSWGSGANPWGPDTKVDQFHTPNHWDGMLEVVGVTGVMHLGQIQSGLRGGMRIAQGGHIKIHLQSDIPVQVDGEPWVQSAGHIVVLKSALTVILATMLKKTKGKMKRRNTESSMQLALQAAPSGEPEPEVF; encoded by the exons TTTGCAACTTCGTGGTGCACGACCGCTGTCTCAAGGCCGTCGTCTCTCCCTGCTCCAGCATCGCGGCAAGCCTCATTAAG AACCCGGTTGCACACTGTTGGTCCGAACAGGAACAGGTCCGTAGAAGAAAATTCTGCAACGTCTGTCGTAAACGGCTCGATGATACTTTATCCATACACTGTGAAA TATGCGAGTACTTCGTGCACACGGAGTGCCAGGATTTTGCCGTGGCAGACTGCAAAGAAAACGCCACGTTCTTACCTGGGAAGGACTTGTCGCAGGTAAAACACACTCATCTCTGGCGAGAAGGCAATCTTCCCAGCAGTTCAAAATGTGCTGTCTGCAAGAAAAACTGTTTTTCTGCCGAATGCCTTTCCGGGTTCCGTTGCGAGTGGTGCGGCATGACG TTACACTCAGACTGTTATAAAAATATCCCGCAAGAATGCACCTTTGGGAACTTGAAACGAATCTACCTACCACCGCACGCAGTCAGTATTCCACGTACGGAGATTCGCATGGAGACGATCATTGGAGTGCAAGTACGTCGAAACGAAGTCCTGGCGCGTGAGTATTCCTGCC ATAACATCGGAGAGCAATTCGATTTCGCTGACAATGAGAGTGAACAAATTGGGGCTGCAGGCCGCCTAGCCGAAGCTTTGAGGCGCCTTTCACTAGTTTTGCCACGTAGCTGCCGTGGAAATTGTCATGCTTCCCCTCCTTATGTTCAAG CGCGAAGCATATCAGAAGAGTTCAGCAGCGGGGACGCGAGGTGTCGGGACAATGGAGAACCGGGGCCGAGCGGCGCGCACAGCCGCGATCCTCGTTCgccaaaggagaaagaagaCAAAGATAGAGGTGACGAAG AGATGATCAAGGTCTACGACGGCAACAATTCCCTCAGCCGACGGATATTTCGCGTGATCTCGGTGCCCCGGCAATCCAACACGGAACAGGTCCTGACGGCGGCGCTACGTGCATTTCACATTACTAAAGATCCCA ACAACTTTTACCTCACCGACCTGTACGCTTCGGAGGAGACTGAATTATGCGATCCCACGCCAGTCCTAAACTTGAATCGCAAAGAGGGCAAACGTCCGGCTGTCTTCTTACGATTTAA AGATAGCGATGCTGGCGAAGTACGCGTCTATCCAGGCAAGCTGCAGGTGACAGATTCGTTCTGCATAGTACCTGTCAATGAAAACACAACGGTTGCGAACCTAATCGAAGAAGCGCTCCAGAAGTTCGGTCTAGAAAACTTCAATTCCGAAGATTACAGATGTAGCGAGATTCTTCTAGATCGCGGTG TCACTGAGAGAGTATTGTCTCGAGAGGAGAAGCCATGGGAGATTGTGAAGCAACTGGGCAAAGATTCGATCAGACAGATGGAGTTGATGCGGTTTTATCTGCAACTGAAGGAAGATCCCCATGGACCCAATCTGGCTTTATTCGTAGGAAACCTGCCAGTGAACCAGCCCGAAAGGATTTATGAAAATATACTGACTGAACTCGTAGGCAGAG AAAACAAATTTTCCTCAATTGGTACCATATACTACGAATATGGCTCGATGGTGATTATCTACGAGGATGCGAATAAGGCAGTCAGGGCATTGTACACACTGGAAGATTCAAAATACGAAGATAGACACCTTTTag TAATGCCACTGCCGAGTATCGAGCCAACCATGGTCCCGTCAGGGGTTCAGCCGTTGCTAGTTTTCGTGAACGTAAAATCTGGCGGTTGCCAGGGGCTCCAATTGATCTCCAGCTTTCGTAAACTTTTAAATCCGTATCAAGTGTTCGATCTGGACAATGGAGGACCACTTCCTGG GCTCTACGTTTTCCGCCATATAAGGGACTACAAAATCTTAGTTTGTGGCGGGGACGGAACAATAGGATGGGTGCTGCAGTGTTTGGATAACGTGGGCCAGGACAGCGAGTGTTCCTCGCCTGCCTGCGCCATTGTTCCTTTGGGAACCGGAAACGATCTCGCGCGTGTCCTTTGCTGGGGTTCCGGTTATACCGGTGACGAAGATCCCTTGAATCTGCTTCGAGATGTTATCGACGCAGAGGAATCTCAGCTGGATAGGTGGACTGTAGTTTTTCACACGGAAGAAAAAGAAGACAAACAGTTACTCAACAACCCAGGAG CCGGTGCAACCAGCGAGGACAATACGCAAATATACGTGATGAACAATTACTTCGGTATCGGTGTTGACGCGGAGCTGTGTCTGGCCTTCCACAAGGCTAGAGAAGAAAATCCGGACAAGTTCAAAAGCAGATTTCGTAACAAACAGATGTATGTAGCGATGGCGATTCGACAGATAATGAAAAAAACAGCTTGTAAAGATTTGCATACAAAAATTCGGCTGGAGGTGGACGGGAAGCTCGTCGAGCTACCCCAAGTCGAGGGGATAATTATCCTGAATATTTTAAG TTGGGGCTCTGGGGCGAATCCCTGGGGACCAGACACCAAGGTAGATCAGTTTCACACACCAAACCATTGGGACGGCATGTTGGAGGTGGTTGGTGTCACAGGGGTGATGCATCTCGGACAAATCCAGTCTGGTCTGCGAGGAGGAATGAGGATAGCCCAG GGAGGACACATAAAGATTCATTTGCAGTCCGATATTCCGGTACAAGTTGATGGAGAGCCATGGGTCCAGAGCGCCGGGCATATCGTAGTCTTAAAATCAGCGTTGACGGTAATCTTG GCGACGATGCTGAAGAAGACCAAGGGTAAAATGAAACGGCGTAACACAGAGTCCAGCATGCAGCTGGCCCTTCAGGCAGCGCCGTCAGGCGAACCGGAACCGGAAGTCTTCTGA
- the LOC143212804 gene encoding diacylglycerol kinase theta isoform X6, which produces MASVSAETPASHGHSFSKKTFHKPTYCHSCTDMLWGLIQQGYICEVCNFVVHDRCLKAVVSPCSSIAASLIKNPVAHCWSEQEQVRRRKFCNVCRKRLDDTLSIHCEICEYFVHTECQDFAVADCKENATFLPGKDLSQVKHTHLWREGNLPSSSKCAVCKKNCFSAECLSGFRCEWCGMTLHSDCYKNIPQECTFGNLKRIYLPPHAVSIPRTEIRMETIIGVQVRRNEVLAHNIGEQFDFADNESEQIGAAGRLAEALRRLSLVLPRSCRGNCHASPPYVQARSISEEFSSGDARCRDNGEPGPSGAHSRDPRSPKEKEDKDRGDEEMIKVYDGNNSLSRRIFRVISVPRQSNTEQVLTAALRAFHITKDPNNFYLTDLYASEETELCDPTPVLNLNRKEGKRPAVFLRFKDSDAGEVRVYPGKLQVTDSFCIVPVNENTTVANLIEEALQKFGLENFNSEDYRCSEILLDRGVTERVLSREEKPWEIVKQLGKDSIRQMELMRFYLQLKEDPHGPNLALFVGNLPVNQPERIYENILTELVGRENKFSSIGTIYYEYGSMVIIYEDANKAVRALYTLEDSKYEDRHLLVMPLPSIEPTMVPSGVQPLLVFVNVKSGGCQGLQLISSFRKLLNPYQVFDLDNGGPLPGLYVFRHIRDYKILVCGGDGTIGWVLQCLDNVGQDSECSSPACAIVPLGTGNDLARVLCWGSGYTGDEDPLNLLRDVIDAEESQLDRWTVVFHTEEKEDKQLLNNPGAGATSEDNTQIYVMNNYFGIGVDAELCLAFHKAREENPDKFKSRFRNKQMYVAMAIRQIMKKTACKDLHTKIRLEVDGKLVELPQVEGIIILNILSWGSGANPWGPDTKVDQFHTPNHWDGMLEVVGVTGVMHLGQIQSGLRGGMRIAQGGHIKIHLQSDIPVQVDGEPWVQSAGHIVVLKSALTVILATMLKKTKGKMKRRNTESSMQLALQAAPSGEPEPEVF; this is translated from the exons TTTGCAACTTCGTGGTGCACGACCGCTGTCTCAAGGCCGTCGTCTCTCCCTGCTCCAGCATCGCGGCAAGCCTCATTAAG AACCCGGTTGCACACTGTTGGTCCGAACAGGAACAGGTCCGTAGAAGAAAATTCTGCAACGTCTGTCGTAAACGGCTCGATGATACTTTATCCATACACTGTGAAA TATGCGAGTACTTCGTGCACACGGAGTGCCAGGATTTTGCCGTGGCAGACTGCAAAGAAAACGCCACGTTCTTACCTGGGAAGGACTTGTCGCAGGTAAAACACACTCATCTCTGGCGAGAAGGCAATCTTCCCAGCAGTTCAAAATGTGCTGTCTGCAAGAAAAACTGTTTTTCTGCCGAATGCCTTTCCGGGTTCCGTTGCGAGTGGTGCGGCATGACG TTACACTCAGACTGTTATAAAAATATCCCGCAAGAATGCACCTTTGGGAACTTGAAACGAATCTACCTACCACCGCACGCAGTCAGTATTCCACGTACGGAGATTCGCATGGAGACGATCATTGGAGTGCAAGTACGTCGAAACGAAGTCCTGGCGC ATAACATCGGAGAGCAATTCGATTTCGCTGACAATGAGAGTGAACAAATTGGGGCTGCAGGCCGCCTAGCCGAAGCTTTGAGGCGCCTTTCACTAGTTTTGCCACGTAGCTGCCGTGGAAATTGTCATGCTTCCCCTCCTTATGTTCAAG CGCGAAGCATATCAGAAGAGTTCAGCAGCGGGGACGCGAGGTGTCGGGACAATGGAGAACCGGGGCCGAGCGGCGCGCACAGCCGCGATCCTCGTTCgccaaaggagaaagaagaCAAAGATAGAGGTGACGAAG AGATGATCAAGGTCTACGACGGCAACAATTCCCTCAGCCGACGGATATTTCGCGTGATCTCGGTGCCCCGGCAATCCAACACGGAACAGGTCCTGACGGCGGCGCTACGTGCATTTCACATTACTAAAGATCCCA ACAACTTTTACCTCACCGACCTGTACGCTTCGGAGGAGACTGAATTATGCGATCCCACGCCAGTCCTAAACTTGAATCGCAAAGAGGGCAAACGTCCGGCTGTCTTCTTACGATTTAA AGATAGCGATGCTGGCGAAGTACGCGTCTATCCAGGCAAGCTGCAGGTGACAGATTCGTTCTGCATAGTACCTGTCAATGAAAACACAACGGTTGCGAACCTAATCGAAGAAGCGCTCCAGAAGTTCGGTCTAGAAAACTTCAATTCCGAAGATTACAGATGTAGCGAGATTCTTCTAGATCGCGGTG TCACTGAGAGAGTATTGTCTCGAGAGGAGAAGCCATGGGAGATTGTGAAGCAACTGGGCAAAGATTCGATCAGACAGATGGAGTTGATGCGGTTTTATCTGCAACTGAAGGAAGATCCCCATGGACCCAATCTGGCTTTATTCGTAGGAAACCTGCCAGTGAACCAGCCCGAAAGGATTTATGAAAATATACTGACTGAACTCGTAGGCAGAG AAAACAAATTTTCCTCAATTGGTACCATATACTACGAATATGGCTCGATGGTGATTATCTACGAGGATGCGAATAAGGCAGTCAGGGCATTGTACACACTGGAAGATTCAAAATACGAAGATAGACACCTTTTag TAATGCCACTGCCGAGTATCGAGCCAACCATGGTCCCGTCAGGGGTTCAGCCGTTGCTAGTTTTCGTGAACGTAAAATCTGGCGGTTGCCAGGGGCTCCAATTGATCTCCAGCTTTCGTAAACTTTTAAATCCGTATCAAGTGTTCGATCTGGACAATGGAGGACCACTTCCTGG GCTCTACGTTTTCCGCCATATAAGGGACTACAAAATCTTAGTTTGTGGCGGGGACGGAACAATAGGATGGGTGCTGCAGTGTTTGGATAACGTGGGCCAGGACAGCGAGTGTTCCTCGCCTGCCTGCGCCATTGTTCCTTTGGGAACCGGAAACGATCTCGCGCGTGTCCTTTGCTGGGGTTCCGGTTATACCGGTGACGAAGATCCCTTGAATCTGCTTCGAGATGTTATCGACGCAGAGGAATCTCAGCTGGATAGGTGGACTGTAGTTTTTCACACGGAAGAAAAAGAAGACAAACAGTTACTCAACAACCCAGGAG CCGGTGCAACCAGCGAGGACAATACGCAAATATACGTGATGAACAATTACTTCGGTATCGGTGTTGACGCGGAGCTGTGTCTGGCCTTCCACAAGGCTAGAGAAGAAAATCCGGACAAGTTCAAAAGCAGATTTCGTAACAAACAGATGTATGTAGCGATGGCGATTCGACAGATAATGAAAAAAACAGCTTGTAAAGATTTGCATACAAAAATTCGGCTGGAGGTGGACGGGAAGCTCGTCGAGCTACCCCAAGTCGAGGGGATAATTATCCTGAATATTTTAAG TTGGGGCTCTGGGGCGAATCCCTGGGGACCAGACACCAAGGTAGATCAGTTTCACACACCAAACCATTGGGACGGCATGTTGGAGGTGGTTGGTGTCACAGGGGTGATGCATCTCGGACAAATCCAGTCTGGTCTGCGAGGAGGAATGAGGATAGCCCAG GGAGGACACATAAAGATTCATTTGCAGTCCGATATTCCGGTACAAGTTGATGGAGAGCCATGGGTCCAGAGCGCCGGGCATATCGTAGTCTTAAAATCAGCGTTGACGGTAATCTTG GCGACGATGCTGAAGAAGACCAAGGGTAAAATGAAACGGCGTAACACAGAGTCCAGCATGCAGCTGGCCCTTCAGGCAGCGCCGTCAGGCGAACCGGAACCGGAAGTCTTCTGA
- the LOC143212804 gene encoding diacylglycerol kinase theta isoform X7 — protein sequence MASVSAETPASHGHSFSKKTFHKPTYCHSCTDMLWGLIQQGYICEVCNFVVHDRCLKAVVSPCSSIAASLIKNPVAHCWSEQEQVRRRKFCNVCRKRLDDTLSIHCEICEYFVHTECQDFAVADCKENATFLPGKDLSQVKHTHLWREGNLPSSSKCAVCKKNCFSAECLSGFRCEWCGMTLHSDCYKNIPQECTFGNLKRIYLPPHAVSIPRTEIRMETIIGVQVRRNEVLAHNIGEQFDFADNESEQIGAAGRLAEALRRLSLVLPRSCRGNCHASPPYVQARSISEEFSSGDARCRDNGEPGPSGAHSRDPRSPKEKEDKDRGDEEMIKVYDGNNSLSRRIFRVISVPRQSNTEQVLTAALRAFHITKDPNNFYLTDLYASEETELCDPTPVLNLNRKEGKRPAVFLRFKDSDAGEVRVYPGKLQVTDSFCIVPVNENTTVANLIEEALQKFGLENFNSEDYRCSEILLDRGVTERVLSREEKPWEIVKQLGKDSIRQMELMRFYLQLKEDPHGPNLALFVGNLPVNQPERIYENILTELVGRENKFSSIGTIYYEYGSMVIIYEDANKAVRALYTLEDSKYEDRHLLVMPLPSIEPTMVPSGVQPLLVFVNVKSGGCQGLQLISSFRKLLNPYQVFDLDNGGPLPGLYVFRHIRDYKILVCGGDGTIGWVLQCLDNVGQDSECSSPACAIVPLGTGNDLARVLCWGSGYTGDEDPLNLLRDVIDAEESQLDRWTVVFHTEEKEDKQLLNNPGAGATSEDNTQIYVMNNYFGIGVDAELCLAFHKAREENPDKFKSRFRNKQMYVAMAIRQIMKKTACKDLHTKIRLEVDGKLVELPQVEGIIILNILSWGSGANPWGPDTKVDQFHTPNHWDGMLEVVGVTGVMHLGQIQSGLRGGMRIAQGGHIKIHLQSDIPVQVDGEPWVQSAGHIVVLKSALTATMLKKTKGKMKRRNTESSMQLALQAAPSGEPEPEVF from the exons TTTGCAACTTCGTGGTGCACGACCGCTGTCTCAAGGCCGTCGTCTCTCCCTGCTCCAGCATCGCGGCAAGCCTCATTAAG AACCCGGTTGCACACTGTTGGTCCGAACAGGAACAGGTCCGTAGAAGAAAATTCTGCAACGTCTGTCGTAAACGGCTCGATGATACTTTATCCATACACTGTGAAA TATGCGAGTACTTCGTGCACACGGAGTGCCAGGATTTTGCCGTGGCAGACTGCAAAGAAAACGCCACGTTCTTACCTGGGAAGGACTTGTCGCAGGTAAAACACACTCATCTCTGGCGAGAAGGCAATCTTCCCAGCAGTTCAAAATGTGCTGTCTGCAAGAAAAACTGTTTTTCTGCCGAATGCCTTTCCGGGTTCCGTTGCGAGTGGTGCGGCATGACG TTACACTCAGACTGTTATAAAAATATCCCGCAAGAATGCACCTTTGGGAACTTGAAACGAATCTACCTACCACCGCACGCAGTCAGTATTCCACGTACGGAGATTCGCATGGAGACGATCATTGGAGTGCAAGTACGTCGAAACGAAGTCCTGGCGC ATAACATCGGAGAGCAATTCGATTTCGCTGACAATGAGAGTGAACAAATTGGGGCTGCAGGCCGCCTAGCCGAAGCTTTGAGGCGCCTTTCACTAGTTTTGCCACGTAGCTGCCGTGGAAATTGTCATGCTTCCCCTCCTTATGTTCAAG CGCGAAGCATATCAGAAGAGTTCAGCAGCGGGGACGCGAGGTGTCGGGACAATGGAGAACCGGGGCCGAGCGGCGCGCACAGCCGCGATCCTCGTTCgccaaaggagaaagaagaCAAAGATAGAGGTGACGAAG AGATGATCAAGGTCTACGACGGCAACAATTCCCTCAGCCGACGGATATTTCGCGTGATCTCGGTGCCCCGGCAATCCAACACGGAACAGGTCCTGACGGCGGCGCTACGTGCATTTCACATTACTAAAGATCCCA ACAACTTTTACCTCACCGACCTGTACGCTTCGGAGGAGACTGAATTATGCGATCCCACGCCAGTCCTAAACTTGAATCGCAAAGAGGGCAAACGTCCGGCTGTCTTCTTACGATTTAA AGATAGCGATGCTGGCGAAGTACGCGTCTATCCAGGCAAGCTGCAGGTGACAGATTCGTTCTGCATAGTACCTGTCAATGAAAACACAACGGTTGCGAACCTAATCGAAGAAGCGCTCCAGAAGTTCGGTCTAGAAAACTTCAATTCCGAAGATTACAGATGTAGCGAGATTCTTCTAGATCGCGGTG TCACTGAGAGAGTATTGTCTCGAGAGGAGAAGCCATGGGAGATTGTGAAGCAACTGGGCAAAGATTCGATCAGACAGATGGAGTTGATGCGGTTTTATCTGCAACTGAAGGAAGATCCCCATGGACCCAATCTGGCTTTATTCGTAGGAAACCTGCCAGTGAACCAGCCCGAAAGGATTTATGAAAATATACTGACTGAACTCGTAGGCAGAG AAAACAAATTTTCCTCAATTGGTACCATATACTACGAATATGGCTCGATGGTGATTATCTACGAGGATGCGAATAAGGCAGTCAGGGCATTGTACACACTGGAAGATTCAAAATACGAAGATAGACACCTTTTag TAATGCCACTGCCGAGTATCGAGCCAACCATGGTCCCGTCAGGGGTTCAGCCGTTGCTAGTTTTCGTGAACGTAAAATCTGGCGGTTGCCAGGGGCTCCAATTGATCTCCAGCTTTCGTAAACTTTTAAATCCGTATCAAGTGTTCGATCTGGACAATGGAGGACCACTTCCTGG GCTCTACGTTTTCCGCCATATAAGGGACTACAAAATCTTAGTTTGTGGCGGGGACGGAACAATAGGATGGGTGCTGCAGTGTTTGGATAACGTGGGCCAGGACAGCGAGTGTTCCTCGCCTGCCTGCGCCATTGTTCCTTTGGGAACCGGAAACGATCTCGCGCGTGTCCTTTGCTGGGGTTCCGGTTATACCGGTGACGAAGATCCCTTGAATCTGCTTCGAGATGTTATCGACGCAGAGGAATCTCAGCTGGATAGGTGGACTGTAGTTTTTCACACGGAAGAAAAAGAAGACAAACAGTTACTCAACAACCCAGGAG CCGGTGCAACCAGCGAGGACAATACGCAAATATACGTGATGAACAATTACTTCGGTATCGGTGTTGACGCGGAGCTGTGTCTGGCCTTCCACAAGGCTAGAGAAGAAAATCCGGACAAGTTCAAAAGCAGATTTCGTAACAAACAGATGTATGTAGCGATGGCGATTCGACAGATAATGAAAAAAACAGCTTGTAAAGATTTGCATACAAAAATTCGGCTGGAGGTGGACGGGAAGCTCGTCGAGCTACCCCAAGTCGAGGGGATAATTATCCTGAATATTTTAAG TTGGGGCTCTGGGGCGAATCCCTGGGGACCAGACACCAAGGTAGATCAGTTTCACACACCAAACCATTGGGACGGCATGTTGGAGGTGGTTGGTGTCACAGGGGTGATGCATCTCGGACAAATCCAGTCTGGTCTGCGAGGAGGAATGAGGATAGCCCAG GGAGGACACATAAAGATTCATTTGCAGTCCGATATTCCGGTACAAGTTGATGGAGAGCCATGGGTCCAGAGCGCCGGGCATATCGTAGTCTTAAAATCAGCGTTGACG GCGACGATGCTGAAGAAGACCAAGGGTAAAATGAAACGGCGTAACACAGAGTCCAGCATGCAGCTGGCCCTTCAGGCAGCGCCGTCAGGCGAACCGGAACCGGAAGTCTTCTGA